In the genome of Xyrauchen texanus isolate HMW12.3.18 chromosome 33, RBS_HiC_50CHRs, whole genome shotgun sequence, one region contains:
- the kif5bb gene encoding kinesin-1 heavy chain isoform X2: MADPAECTIKVMCRFRPLNSSEVMRGDKYIPKFQGDDNVVIGGRPYVFDRVFQSNTTQEQVYNACAQKIVKDVLEGYNGTIFAYGQTSSGKTHTMEGNLHDPDGMGIIPRIVQDIFNYIYSMDENLEFHIKVSYFEIYLDKIRDLLDVSKTNLSVHEDKNRVPYVKGCTERFVCSPEEVMDTIDEGKSNRHVAVTNMNEHSSRSHSIFLINVKQENSQTEQKLSGKLFLVDLAGSEKVSKTGAEGAVLDEAKNINKSLSALGNVISALAEGTTYVPYRDSKMTRILQDSLGGNCRTTIVICCSPSSYNDAETKTTLMFGQRAKTIKNTVCVNVELTAEQWKKKYEKEKEKNKTLKNTITWLENELNRWRNGENVPVEEQFDKEKANADVVALDNVVNNDKFASSPSMPGLKLTDAERVKCEAELAKLYKQLDDKDDEINQQSQLAEKLKQQMLDQEELLASTRRDHDNLQAELTRLQMENEASKEEVKEVLQALEELAVNYDQKSQEVEDKTKEFETLNEELNQKSSILASIDSELQKLKEMTNHQKKRVTEMMSSLLKDLAEIGIAVGSNDIKHEGGGLIDEEFTVARLYISKMKSEVKTLVKRSKQLESTQAESSKTMDENEKELAACQLRISQYEAKIKSLTEYLQNVEQKKRQLEENVDSLNEELVKISAQEKVHAMEKENEIQSATEVKTAVEQQIQNHREAHQKQLSSLRDELETKEKLITELQDLNQKIMLEQERLKVEHEKLKSTDQEKSRKLHELTVMQDRREQARQDLKGLEETVAKELQTLHNLRKLFVQDLATRVKKSSEMDSDDTGGSAAQKQKISFLENNLEQLTKVHKQLVRDNADLRCELPKLEKRLRATAERVKALESALKEAKENGARDRKRYQQEVDRIKEAVRAKNMARRGHSAQIAKPIRPGQPPVASPTHPSVNRSGAGLFQNNQLLTIRGGGGVKQ; encoded by the exons ATGGCGGACCCGGCCGAGTGCACCATCAAAGTCATGTGCCGTTTTCGGCCTTTAAACAGCTCGGAGGTGATGAGAGGGGATAAGTACATCCCCAAATTTCAAGGAGATGATAATGTGGTCATCGGG GGAAGACCGTATGTGTTTGACCGTGTGTTTCAGTCGAACACTACTCAGGAGCAGGTTTACAACGCATGTGCTCAGAAGATTGTTAAAG ATGTTCTTGAGGGATATAACGGTACAATATTTGCATATGGACAAACCTCCTCTGGAAAAACACACACTATGGAG GGCAACTTGCATGATCCTGATGGCATGGGCATCATTCCACGTATCGTCCAGGATATATTTAACTACATTTACTCCATGGATGAAAACCTGGAATTCCATATCAAG GTCTCCTATTTTGAGATTTACCTGGACAAAATCAGAGACCTGCTGGATG TATCGAAGACAAATCTGTCTGTACATGAAGACAAGAATAGAGTTCCCTATGTGAAG GGTTGTACGGAACGGTTTGTGTGTAGCCCTGAGGAAGTCATGGACACCATAGATGAAGGCAAATCCAACAGACATGTGGCTGTCACAA ATATGAACGAGCACAGCTCCAGGAGTCACAGTATCTTCCTGATAAACGTCAAGCAAGAGAACTCACAGACAGAGCAGAAGCTAAGTGGGAAACTCTTCCTGGTGGATTTAGCAGGAAGTGAGAAG GTCAGTAAAACTGGAGCAGAGGGCGCTGTGTTGGATGAAgccaaaaacattaataaatctcTTTCCGCCCTGGGCAATGTCATCTCTGCCCTGGCTGAAGGAACG aCGTATGTTCCATACAGAGACAGTAAGATGACAAGGATCTTGCAGGATTCTCTGGGTGGAAACTGCAGAACGACTATAGTGATCTGCTGCTCTCCATCCTCCTATAACGATGCAGAGACAAAAACCACACTCATGTTTGGACAGCG AGCGAAGACCATTAAGAACACCGTGTGTGTGAATGTGGAGCTGACAGCAGAGCAGTGGAAGAAGAAatatgagaaagagaaagagaagaacaAGACTCTGAAGAACACCATCACCTGGCTGGAGAATGAACTCAACCGCTGGAGGAATG GCGAAAATGTACCCGTCGAGGAGCAGTTTGATAAAGAGAAGGCGAATGCAGATGTTGTGGCTCTAGATAATGTGGTGAATAATGACAAATTTGCATCGTCTCCCAGCATGCCCGGCCTCAAACTCACTGATGCTGAGCGTGTGAAATGTGAGGCTGAACTGGCAAAACTCTACAAACAGCTGGACGACAAG GATGATGAAATTAATCAGCAGTCTCAGCTGGCTGAGAAACTTAAGCAGCAGATGTTGGAtcaggaggag CTTCTGGCCTCAACGCGACGGGACCATGACAACCTTCAGGCGGAGCTGACGCGTCTGCAGATGGAGAACGAGGCATCTAAAGAGGAGGTGAAGGAGGTGCTGCAGGCTCTGGAGGAGCTCGCTGTCAACTACGATCAGAAGAGTCAGGAAGTGGAGGACAAGACCAAGGAGTTTGAGACCCTGAATGAAGAGCTTAACCAGAAATCT AGCATTCTTGCATCAATTGACTCGGAGCTGCAGAAACTGAAGGAAATGACCAACCATCAGAAGAAGAGAGTGACTGAGATGATGTCATCACTGCTCAAAGACCTGGCAGAGATTGGCATCGCCGTGGGCAGCAATGACATCAAG CATGAGGGAGGAGGTCTCATAGATGAGGAGTTCACTGTGGCACGTCTTTACATTAGTAAAATGAAGTCGGAGGTAAAGACTCTGGTGAAGCGCAGTAAGCAGCTGGAGAGCACTCAGGCCGAGAGCAGTAAGACAATGGATGAGAATGAGAAAGAGCTTGCAGCCTGTCAGCTCCGTATCTCTCAG TATGAGGCAAAGATCAAGTCTCTGACTGAGTATCTACAGAACGTTGAGCAGAAGAAGAGACAGCTAGAGGAGAATGTTGATTCTCTCAATGAGGAACTGGTCAAAATCAGTGCCCAGG AGAAAGTTCATGCTATGGAGAAGGAAAATGAGATACAATCTGCAACTGAAGTCAAG ACTGCAGTTGAGCAACAGATTCAGAACCACAGAGAAGCTCATCAGAAACAACTGAGCAGCCTGAGAGATGAGCTGGAGACCAAGGAGAAGCTCATCACTGAGCTACAAGA TCTGAATCAAAAGATCATGTTGGAGCAGGAGCGTTTGAAGGTGGAACATGAGAAACTCAAATCTACTGATCAGGAGAAGAGCCGCAAACTGCATGAGCTCAC GGTGATGCAGGACAGAAGAGAGCAGGCCAGACAGGATCTCAAAGGCCTGGAGGAGACAGTG GCCAAAGAGCTACAGACTCTTCATAACCTGAGGAAACTGTTTGTCCAGGATCTGGCCACACGGGTCAAGAAG AGTTCTGAGATGGACTCTGATGACACTGGTGGGAGTGCAGCACAAAAACAGAAGATCTCATTCCTTGAGAACAACCTTGAGCAGCTCACTAAAGTGCACAAGCAG CTGGTGCGTGATAATGCTGACCTGCGCTGTGAGCTCCCTAAGCTAGAGAAGCGCCTGCGGGCGACAGCAGAGCGTGTGAAGGCTCTGGAGTCTGCACTAAAAGAGGCCAAAGAGAATGGAGCCCGGGACCGCAAACGCTACCAGCAGGAGGTGGACCGCATCAAAGAGGCCGTCAGGGCCAAAAACATGGCCCGCAGAGGACACTCCGCACAGATTG CCAAGCCAATCAGACCAGGTCAGCCCCCTGTCGCCTCTCCCACGCACCCTAGTGTCAACCGTTCAGGGGCTGGGCTCTTCCAGAACAACCAATTATTGACCATCCGTGGTGGAGGTGGAGTCAAACAGTAA
- the kif5bb gene encoding kinesin-1 heavy chain isoform X1 — protein MADPAECTIKVMCRFRPLNSSEVMRGDKYIPKFQGDDNVVIGGRPYVFDRVFQSNTTQEQVYNACAQKIVKDVLEGYNGTIFAYGQTSSGKTHTMEGNLHDPDGMGIIPRIVQDIFNYIYSMDENLEFHIKVSYFEIYLDKIRDLLDVSKTNLSVHEDKNRVPYVKGCTERFVCSPEEVMDTIDEGKSNRHVAVTNMNEHSSRSHSIFLINVKQENSQTEQKLSGKLFLVDLAGSEKVSKTGAEGAVLDEAKNINKSLSALGNVISALAEGTTYVPYRDSKMTRILQDSLGGNCRTTIVICCSPSSYNDAETKTTLMFGQRAKTIKNTVCVNVELTAEQWKKKYEKEKEKNKTLKNTITWLENELNRWRNGENVPVEEQFDKEKANADVVALDNVVNNDKFASSPSMPGLKLTDAERVKCEAELAKLYKQLDDKDDEINQQSQLAEKLKQQMLDQEELLASTRRDHDNLQAELTRLQMENEASKEEVKEVLQALEELAVNYDQKSQEVEDKTKEFETLNEELNQKSSILASIDSELQKLKEMTNHQKKRVTEMMSSLLKDLAEIGIAVGSNDIKQHEGGGLIDEEFTVARLYISKMKSEVKTLVKRSKQLESTQAESSKTMDENEKELAACQLRISQYEAKIKSLTEYLQNVEQKKRQLEENVDSLNEELVKISAQEKVHAMEKENEIQSATEVKTAVEQQIQNHREAHQKQLSSLRDELETKEKLITELQDLNQKIMLEQERLKVEHEKLKSTDQEKSRKLHELTVMQDRREQARQDLKGLEETVAKELQTLHNLRKLFVQDLATRVKKSSEMDSDDTGGSAAQKQKISFLENNLEQLTKVHKQLVRDNADLRCELPKLEKRLRATAERVKALESALKEAKENGARDRKRYQQEVDRIKEAVRAKNMARRGHSAQIAKPIRPGQPPVASPTHPSVNRSGAGLFQNNQLLTIRGGGGVKQ, from the exons ATGGCGGACCCGGCCGAGTGCACCATCAAAGTCATGTGCCGTTTTCGGCCTTTAAACAGCTCGGAGGTGATGAGAGGGGATAAGTACATCCCCAAATTTCAAGGAGATGATAATGTGGTCATCGGG GGAAGACCGTATGTGTTTGACCGTGTGTTTCAGTCGAACACTACTCAGGAGCAGGTTTACAACGCATGTGCTCAGAAGATTGTTAAAG ATGTTCTTGAGGGATATAACGGTACAATATTTGCATATGGACAAACCTCCTCTGGAAAAACACACACTATGGAG GGCAACTTGCATGATCCTGATGGCATGGGCATCATTCCACGTATCGTCCAGGATATATTTAACTACATTTACTCCATGGATGAAAACCTGGAATTCCATATCAAG GTCTCCTATTTTGAGATTTACCTGGACAAAATCAGAGACCTGCTGGATG TATCGAAGACAAATCTGTCTGTACATGAAGACAAGAATAGAGTTCCCTATGTGAAG GGTTGTACGGAACGGTTTGTGTGTAGCCCTGAGGAAGTCATGGACACCATAGATGAAGGCAAATCCAACAGACATGTGGCTGTCACAA ATATGAACGAGCACAGCTCCAGGAGTCACAGTATCTTCCTGATAAACGTCAAGCAAGAGAACTCACAGACAGAGCAGAAGCTAAGTGGGAAACTCTTCCTGGTGGATTTAGCAGGAAGTGAGAAG GTCAGTAAAACTGGAGCAGAGGGCGCTGTGTTGGATGAAgccaaaaacattaataaatctcTTTCCGCCCTGGGCAATGTCATCTCTGCCCTGGCTGAAGGAACG aCGTATGTTCCATACAGAGACAGTAAGATGACAAGGATCTTGCAGGATTCTCTGGGTGGAAACTGCAGAACGACTATAGTGATCTGCTGCTCTCCATCCTCCTATAACGATGCAGAGACAAAAACCACACTCATGTTTGGACAGCG AGCGAAGACCATTAAGAACACCGTGTGTGTGAATGTGGAGCTGACAGCAGAGCAGTGGAAGAAGAAatatgagaaagagaaagagaagaacaAGACTCTGAAGAACACCATCACCTGGCTGGAGAATGAACTCAACCGCTGGAGGAATG GCGAAAATGTACCCGTCGAGGAGCAGTTTGATAAAGAGAAGGCGAATGCAGATGTTGTGGCTCTAGATAATGTGGTGAATAATGACAAATTTGCATCGTCTCCCAGCATGCCCGGCCTCAAACTCACTGATGCTGAGCGTGTGAAATGTGAGGCTGAACTGGCAAAACTCTACAAACAGCTGGACGACAAG GATGATGAAATTAATCAGCAGTCTCAGCTGGCTGAGAAACTTAAGCAGCAGATGTTGGAtcaggaggag CTTCTGGCCTCAACGCGACGGGACCATGACAACCTTCAGGCGGAGCTGACGCGTCTGCAGATGGAGAACGAGGCATCTAAAGAGGAGGTGAAGGAGGTGCTGCAGGCTCTGGAGGAGCTCGCTGTCAACTACGATCAGAAGAGTCAGGAAGTGGAGGACAAGACCAAGGAGTTTGAGACCCTGAATGAAGAGCTTAACCAGAAATCT AGCATTCTTGCATCAATTGACTCGGAGCTGCAGAAACTGAAGGAAATGACCAACCATCAGAAGAAGAGAGTGACTGAGATGATGTCATCACTGCTCAAAGACCTGGCAGAGATTGGCATCGCCGTGGGCAGCAATGACATCAAG CAGCATGAGGGAGGAGGTCTCATAGATGAGGAGTTCACTGTGGCACGTCTTTACATTAGTAAAATGAAGTCGGAGGTAAAGACTCTGGTGAAGCGCAGTAAGCAGCTGGAGAGCACTCAGGCCGAGAGCAGTAAGACAATGGATGAGAATGAGAAAGAGCTTGCAGCCTGTCAGCTCCGTATCTCTCAG TATGAGGCAAAGATCAAGTCTCTGACTGAGTATCTACAGAACGTTGAGCAGAAGAAGAGACAGCTAGAGGAGAATGTTGATTCTCTCAATGAGGAACTGGTCAAAATCAGTGCCCAGG AGAAAGTTCATGCTATGGAGAAGGAAAATGAGATACAATCTGCAACTGAAGTCAAG ACTGCAGTTGAGCAACAGATTCAGAACCACAGAGAAGCTCATCAGAAACAACTGAGCAGCCTGAGAGATGAGCTGGAGACCAAGGAGAAGCTCATCACTGAGCTACAAGA TCTGAATCAAAAGATCATGTTGGAGCAGGAGCGTTTGAAGGTGGAACATGAGAAACTCAAATCTACTGATCAGGAGAAGAGCCGCAAACTGCATGAGCTCAC GGTGATGCAGGACAGAAGAGAGCAGGCCAGACAGGATCTCAAAGGCCTGGAGGAGACAGTG GCCAAAGAGCTACAGACTCTTCATAACCTGAGGAAACTGTTTGTCCAGGATCTGGCCACACGGGTCAAGAAG AGTTCTGAGATGGACTCTGATGACACTGGTGGGAGTGCAGCACAAAAACAGAAGATCTCATTCCTTGAGAACAACCTTGAGCAGCTCACTAAAGTGCACAAGCAG CTGGTGCGTGATAATGCTGACCTGCGCTGTGAGCTCCCTAAGCTAGAGAAGCGCCTGCGGGCGACAGCAGAGCGTGTGAAGGCTCTGGAGTCTGCACTAAAAGAGGCCAAAGAGAATGGAGCCCGGGACCGCAAACGCTACCAGCAGGAGGTGGACCGCATCAAAGAGGCCGTCAGGGCCAAAAACATGGCCCGCAGAGGACACTCCGCACAGATTG CCAAGCCAATCAGACCAGGTCAGCCCCCTGTCGCCTCTCCCACGCACCCTAGTGTCAACCGTTCAGGGGCTGGGCTCTTCCAGAACAACCAATTATTGACCATCCGTGGTGGAGGTGGAGTCAAACAGTAA